In Syntrophobacterales bacterium, the genomic stretch ATAACCTCCTTGTCGTCTTTTTTATTATATGGTATCGACTGGTATTGACGCGAGATATCCCAGCAGAACTTGCGCCTGTTCGGTTGCATTGAATTGCTCAGGCAAATCGCAAGCCGCTATTTTTGTGCTCACTTCGCCATACCGTGAGAGAATCCATTTTGCAAGTCCCACTCCCTCGCCGGATGTATTGGCCCATGCCAGGTATATTTTCATGCGGTCGCGCAGGCGATTGAGTCCTTCAACCGGATTCTCTGATGCGATTACCAACATCTCATTTCCCATCAACTGGGCTGGAAGGGGCTTGTTTTTGTCCCCCCCATTTCTAACGTGAATACAGTACTCTTTGTGCAACATATCTGCAAGCTGCATAAATTGCCCTACATTGAACGGCGCTTCTAGCATATACTTCTCCTTTCTGACGTAAAGACGCCAAAGCAAAATTGAAATTAATGAAACGGTTAACGCAGCATCTTTCGCACGAGTTTTCTCATTTGATGAAAGCGCATATTCCAGAATTAACTTGTTGCCTACATCTCCAAGCATTTGAGCCGTTTTCTCAACTACCTTTCGCATGACATCGGCCAAAAAATCTTCATCATGTAAAGCGTATTGTTTCGATGGCATATAAAGTCGATAAATATCACTTAGTGATATAATGCTTTGTTGCATTGATTTTGACTGGCCAGAACGAGTATAATTTATTTTCAGCAGCTTGCAAATGTCGTTAGGTCCAGGACATAGCGGCTTATATATCAAGATATTTTTCTTGTCCCGCACACGAATCTCTATATTTGGATGATTTTTCGCAGCCGCTGACCACAAACCCAGGTTATTCCGAAATTGTTCGGAGGTGAATGTGTTTTCGTAAACTACTTGCTTGCGGCCTGGATCAAGGGTTTCCAAAATAACCAGATTGATTTTGCTTAATGGATTTTTGCTGATAACAGCTTCTATATTATCATCTAAAACTTGGTGGCACAAAGCGTCAAAAATGGATTCGCTTTCCTCTTGTTTTTCCTCATCTGATTCGTAATCACTCAATATCTGTGCTAAACATGCGTTGTTTTGCGGATCATCCGCCAAATAGGCAAGCAGTAGATTGGATTTATCACGGTTGCTGTCGCTCATTTTTTTCCATGATTTGTTTTCCCGCGATCCATCGGTCAGAAAAGTAATTGCGTTATGAATCGCCATAACATCGTTTTTCCCGGCCTTATAGGCCTCTACACCACTCAATTTGTAGCGCGTCAAACAAGGTATAGCCGAGTTTTTGGAATACAGATATGTAAGTCCCAATAGTGGAATGTTCGGATTGGGATACTTTTTTCCTGCAGCAGCGTCTATCTCACCTGAGAGTGGAGACACAACTTTATCTACTAAAGGAGCACCTCCAACAACTACGCTATCCAACAAATCTATTAGCGCTTGTCGAGTCGCCGATGAGCCCACTACGTTGTTGAAACAATCGGTTTCATATACATCGTAATATGTCATGCATTTTGCTTCATACTTTCTGGTTTTTTTATTCAGAGCTCCGACCAACATTTTTTTGAAAAAGTCAGCTTCTTCTGAACTGATGGATAATTTGAGCTTTTCCAGAAGGAAATCCACAAGTTTTTTATTAAAGCCAGCACGCCCTGCCTCTTTGGGAAAGACGGACAGTAATTGTCTTAACGCTAGTAATTCCTGATTCTCGGAATTCCCCACATCAGCAAGTTCATTCAACGACCAGTCAGAAATTTTGATATACGAACGTTCTGGGCTTATAGCGTTAAAATCCAATGCTTGTAGATGGTCTATTTTTTCTGATAGTTTAAGTTTGCTCCAATCCGCATTCTCGATTTTCTCGCTTTCAGTCCTTGCGAGTATTGGCTTCTGGACACGGATCGCTGGGAAATTGTTGTGATTTCCCTTGCCGTGCTTCCACAATGCGGAAGTATCCTTCTTTTGGAGAAGTCTGACTCCCCGTGGCGTCCCTTCTTTATCTAGTTCAATTAAGAGGCAGTCAGTTTTGCCCACAGAGTTTACATTTGGATTTGTCGTAGATTGCAGCAATCCATAATGCCGAAGCGCCACGCTAAGTTCAAACAATTCGTTCAGCATAATGCATCACCCCCTCTTCAATTTTTATATTCTGCTCAAATAATGGTGCAATTTTTCCGTTTGTCGGGCGAGTATACATTACGCTAAGCATAGACGGGATTATAATATTGATCGATTCGTCCGCCAATGTGGTTTCACGAGACAAACCAAAATAAGTGGGTACAAATTCTTTCCATCCCAAAAAAGGGGTTGTATGGAATTGACCAACAGCAAGACGGCGCATAAATACCTCCTGCAATTGGTGTTGTGGGTTTTTTCCACTGAGCGGTGGAGAATACGCCAAAACTACCCCATGCACCTTATAACA encodes the following:
- the cas5 gene encoding CRISPR-associated protein Cas5, which encodes MIEKSYPVTFEIAGPAAMFTRPDTGSSPVSYPAPTQSALKSIFECVAFSKTVYFQPQRVEICSPIVFHKYSTNYKGPMRKSGTSNFQLFATVLENVCYKVHGVVLAYSPPLSGKNPQHQLQEVFMRRLAVGQFHTTPFLGWKEFVPTYFGLSRETTLADESINIIIPSMLSVMYTRPTNGKIAPLFEQNIKIEEGVMHYAERIV